The genome window ATCATATAAGGCTAAGATTTTACAATCTCCATTAATCTCTGTAGATAGTCTTGAATGGCTAATTGATAGCGTTTTATATCTTGGTGGCTTTTTGGCCTTTGGTGCGATATGGTTATTTGATAAAGATAATCAAACCATCTGGGCAAAATATCTAGATCCTACACTTTTAGTAGTTTTATCTATTTTTTTAGGCATTATGCCGCTTAAGGTATTTATTAAAAACTTAGCTGATCTTGTGATGGTAGCACCAAAAGATATGGATGATAAGATAGATGAGCTACTACAAAATATATCAAAAGAGTATAATTTTAGCGACTATGATACACATGTAGCAAAAAGTGGAAGATTTTTTATGATCGAAGTAAATATCTTAATGGGTGAATCATTTAAGCTTCAAAGCATAGATGAACTTGATCTAATCAGAGACAAGATTGAGCGAGGGCTAGAGATTCCAAGTTATAAAATCTGGCTTAGTGTAAGCTTTACTAAAAATCCAAAATGGCTTTAAGTTATTTTGGATTTTTATTAATCATCCACCAAAGGATAGAAAATTGTAAATTTGGGGCTTTTATTTTACTCTCATCATATATAAAATCTAAAATCTCGCTACGCTTTATAAATACCAGCTCTATCTTTTCATCATCGATACCACCACCTAAGCCAAGCTTCATACTCTCATCAATTTGAGCGTAAAATAAAACTTGACAATTAGCCCCAAACCCAAGTGCTGTAAAACTACTAGTAACACGCTCTACATCATTTAAGCTATATCCAGTTTCTTCCATAACCTCTTCAATTATAGTTGCTTTAGCATCTAGCCCCTTATCCATAATTCCAGCACAAAGCTCATATGTAAGACCATTTTTGGCTTGAATTTGATTTTTATCTTGATAATACCATACAGATGGACGAAATTGCCTAACAAATAAAAATGAATCAAATTCTTTATGATATAAAAGACAACTTACGCTATCATGCGCCTCTACGCAGTCCCAGCGTTTATCCTTGCCATCTTGAGTATATAAAATACTAAAAGGCTTTACAAATTTTGACTCCTTTAGTGGCACAACCCTTAAATTGCTTATAGTAAAATCCATGTTGCTAACCCCAAAAATACAAAAAATCCAATAATATCAGTTGCAGTAGTTAAAAAAACTGTGCTACCTACAGCCGGATCAAGCCCTACACGCTTTAGCGTAAGTGGAATAAATGTACCTAAAAATGCCGCCATAATAATATTAGCAATCATCGCTACACCAATAACTACTCCAAGCATAGGCATATCAAACCAAATTCCTACTAAAATTCCTAAAAATATAGCAAAAATCAGCGAGTTAAAAACTGCCATTATTATCTCTTTTTTAAGTACAGCCCAAAAGTCACCAAGCTCAATCTCTCCAAGGGCAAGCCTTCTTACTGTAACGGCTAAGGTTTGGTTTCCAGCATTGCCACCCATACTAGCAACTATTGGCATTAATACTGCAAGCGCTACTAAACTCTCAATAGACTTTTCAAAAAAGCCAATCACAATTACACCCAAAATCGCTGTAATTAAATTCACAAACAACCAAGCAGCCCTAGCGCGTCCAGTTTTTACAAGCCCCTCTTCTTCGGCTTCATCATCAACACCTGCTAGATTATAGATCTGTTCAGTTGCACTCTCTTCTAAAAAATCGTGAATATCATCTGTTGTAATGCGGCCAAGTAGCACACCAGCTCTATTAGTTACAGCAATCGCACTTAAATCATAATCCATAATCATATCAGCAGCTATCTTTATATCATCACTATCAATTGCAAAATGTGGCTTAAATTTCTCCTCATCTTGACTTACTATCTGACTTAAATTTAGATTAAAGTCATAAGTTATTAGATCCTCAAGTGCAATTGTATATTTTAGCACTCCACCTTCATCTACAACAAAAAGCGAAAAAACATTTTCTATCTTATCTTCTTGTTTCATAATGCGAAATCTAGCTATAGCGCTGCCTAGACTCTCATCTAATCTAGCGCTAAATAGCTCTGTTTGCATATATGCACCAGCTTCATTCTCTTCATAATTTATAAGCTTGCTAATCTCTTTTTGGCTATCTATCTCAAGCGAGCTAAATAATTCTTTAGCCTTTTCTTCATCTATCTCTTCTATAGTCTGTATAAGGTCAGTAGCATCATCACTCTCAAGCTCATCTATCGCCTCAGCTATCTTATCGTTTGGGATATTTTCTATCACATCACGCAGCATATGCTCAGGCATCTCCATAGCTGCTTCACCAAGAGTTTGCGGATCAAGCTTTTCTAGATACTTTGCATACTCATCTTCATCATGAGTTTTTAATCTCTTTAAATGACTTGCTATATCAGCAGGGCTTAGTTCGCTTTCATCTATTATATGCTTTTGAAGTTGCTCTTTTACCTCTTCTAGATTTTTATTTGGCATAATTATATCTCTGTTATATTTGCTATTTCTTCAAGTGGAGCTTTATTTGTATGGTTTTGGAAACTAGCTTGAATTTGACTATTTAGACTCTCTTTTAACTTGTTAAACTCTATTTTTTTGCTTTTACTTAATTCAGATTTAGTGATTTTGACTATTGATTCTGGATTTATAGCGTTGCCATTTTTATACAATCCAAAGTGCAAATGCGGTCCTGTGCTAAGTCCAGTACTACCAACATATGCTATTAGTTGGCCTTTTTTTACTTTTTTGCCTTTTTTTATACCTTTAGCATAGCCATTTACATGCGCATAAAGCGTCATATATCCACTTGAGTGCTGAATTGTTACAGTCTTACCATATCCACCTTTAGTACCTACAAAGCTTACCACGCCATCACCGGCAGCATAAATTTTAGTGCCTCTTGGTGCAGCATAGTCAGTGCCAAGGTGGGCTCTATATCTTTTTAATACCGGGTGAAATCTTTTAGGGTTAAATCTTGAGCTAATTCTTGCATTTGGTATCGGTCTAGTAAGTAAGAAATTTTCAACCTCTTTGCCATTAGCGTTGTAAAATACATCATTAAATTTATATATATAATTTTTTTTGCCTCTTGTCTCTATCATAGCAACTTTGATATTTGGCTCACCAATATACCTACCAAGACGCTTTTTACGCTCATATACTATAGCTAATCTATCACCCTTTTGCAAAGTTTTAAAATTCATACTTCCGCTAAAAGCTTTATTAAACGAATTAGCTAAAGCCTCGTCATTTGTTGCTCTTTTTATCTCTCTATATGGTGAGTCATTTATCTCTACATTTAGTATGAAATTTTCATTTTCATAAACAATTGGAATAAAATCTAAAGAATAATCATCATTAAAATCTTTAAAAACATGAATTTGAATCTCATTGCTTATCGGTATTAAAATTTGACTAATATTATCATTTGTATCTCTTAAAATTTGAAACTTTGTTCCAGCACTCAACTCACTGGCTAGTTCTTTATCTTCTCCTGAGAGATTATAATATATAGATAGTGGTATATTATGTCTTTCTAAAAAGGTCAAAAATGTATCGCCTTGTGGCCATGTCAGCTCTTCAACGCTTGTAGTTGCTGCATATAAATTCATAAAAGTTAAAATAAATAAGATAAATTTTTTCATTAAAAACCCTATTAAAAGCAGATTAATTTTGCAATTATAACTTAAAATTATTTACACTTTGCAAACATTTACCCAAACTAAGATATAATTATGGCCAAATTTATAAAAAGAATTTAAAAAGGGGATATAAATTGAGAAAAATTATACTTTTAATCTTTGCTATATATTCATTTAGTTTTGGCGCTAAATTTGACTTAAAACCAAGCTACAATCTAATTTTAAGCACCAATCAAGGTAGTGCTACAATCATAGATAATGATAGTTTTATAGTCGGCTCAAGCGGCGTTGTATTGCATAAGCTAGAAGATGGTAGCAAAACTATAATAGCTCGTGCTGTAGTAACTAGCAAAAAAGATGGCTATGCAAATTTAAGATTTGAGCTATTTGACCAACTTAAGCAAACAGCACTTCCACTTCCTACTATCTTGCCGCAAGCTGGCGATGAAGTAATTTTAAATTTTATGTATAATAGATCTTTAATCGTAGTCCCAAACAAAGAAATTTATGATCAAGTTACTAAAGCTTTTAGTAATATTGATTTTATTCATCCTGATATTATAGCTGCTTATTTAAGCTATGAGTATAAGCCAAACCCAAGCCGATCTGATTTTCGCAAAATGTGTGCGCAAAATGCAGCCGGACTTATATTTATAGCACTTGATAATGAGGCTGTTTTTGCTGATTGTGGTAGCTTTGAAGTGTTGCATAAATTTAAAACAGGTAGCGTAGGTTATTATGAGTTGCCATTTTATACAAGAATTAAAAATATAGATACAGTATTTTGGAAGCTAGATGGTGCTAAAATTGGCAATTATGATAAATATTACAAGAAACTTTTAGCTAGATAAGGGGATAAATATGGATTCTAAACATATAAAATATTTTGAGAATTTAATAGGTAAAGATAATGCCAAATTTGACAAAGCCCACCAGATCGCCTACTGCTATGATGCAACCAAAAAACGCTATGAACCAGATGGAGTTTTATTTCCAAGAGATGAAAATGATGTAAGCGCAATCTTAAAATATTGCAATGAAAACAGTATAATAATCGTCCCAAGAGGCGCTGGAAGTGGCTTTACTGGCGGAGCTTTAGCTAGTAGCGGTGGCGTAGTTTTAAGTTTTGAAAAACATATGAATAAAATTCTTGAAATAGATATGCAAAATATGGTTGCTGTGGTTCAACCAGGTGTGATCAATATGGATTTACAAAAAGCCGCACTAGAAGTAGGACTATTTTATCCACCAGATCCAGCTAGTGAAAACTATAGCAGCATAGGTGGCAATGTAAGTGAAAACGCAGGCGGAATGCGTGCTGCAAAATATGGAATTACCAAAGATTATGTAATGGCTTTGCGTGCTGTATTGCCTAATGGAGAGATTATAAGAGCAGGTAAAAGAACTATTAAAGATGTAGCTGGATACAATATCGCTGGTATCTTAATTGCAAGTGAAGGAAGCCTAGCAGTAATCACAGAGATTACTCTAAAATTAATTGCCAAACCTAAATTCAAAAAAACAGCAATGGGAGTATTCCCAAGCGTAAATTCAGCAATGAATGCTGTATATAAAACAATGGCAGCCGGTGTAACTCCTGTAGCTATGGAGTTTTTGGATTCTTTAAGCATTAAAGCAGTTGAACAAAAATTCAACAAAGGCCTACCAACTGATGCTGGAGCGATATTAATTAGCGATGTTGATGGTCCAAATTTAGATGTAATTGATGGAGATTTAGCAATTATCAAAGATTGCTTTATGCAAAATGGAGCTATAGATTTTAAAGTAGCAAAAGATGAACAAGAGAGTGCTGATATATGGTTTGCTAGACGCAACTGCTCTCAAGCAATCACAATGTATGGCAGCCTAAAACTAAATGAAGATATCACCGTTCCACGCTCAAAGCTTCCTGAGCTTCTTGATAAAATAGCTCAAATTTCAGCCAAATATGATGTAGTTACTCCATGCTTTGGCCATACAGGCGATGGCAATGTCCATACAAATGTAATGGTAGATAAATCTGATCCAAAAGCCGTAGAAAGAGGTCATGAGGCTATTACTGAAATTTTTAAAGCTACTGTTGAGCTTGGTGGTACTTTAAGTGGCGAACATGGCATTGGAATATCAAAAGCTCCTTTTATGCATTTAGCATTTAGCGATGGGGAGATGGAGCTATTTAGATCAATCAAAAAAGCCTTTGATCCAAATAATATACTCAATCCATTTAAAATGGGACTTTAATGCAAGAAGCTAAAAAAATTGCTAAGATTATTATAAAAGAGCTAAGAGATAAGCAGATATTTCATTTTGCTGCTAGTCTTAGCTTTCACACTTTACTTTCAATAATTCCTATTATTTTTGTATCGCTTAGCATTTTTACTACTATGCCAAATTTTGCTGATTATTATGCTAAGATAAAGGAATTTATCTACTCAAATTTACTTCCAAGCCAAAATATCACTCAATATCTAGATCAATTTTTAAGCAACTCTAGTTCGCTTGGAGTGATGGGAGTTGTAGCGATATTTTTTACTAGTTTATTATTTTTTAATGAATATGACTATGTTATCTCTAAAATTTCAAACCTACCTCAAAAGGGATTTTGGCAAAGTCTTAGCAATTATTGGACGCTAACAACCCTTATGCCTCTTGGGTTAGGTCTTTCATTTTGGCTATCTAGTTTTATTCAATCTATATTAAAAAGTAGCGAATTTACAAGCTCAATAAATTTTCTAGCTATATTTCCTCATATTATAATCTGGGCAATTTTTGCTATTACATATCTAATTAGTATCAACAAAAAATTATCATTTAAAAGCATAGCTGTTGGCTCATTTATTAGCTCACTAGCTTGGTCGCTATCAAAATGGGGCTTTATCCAATACTCATTTTATAATAAAACTTACGCTAGTATATATGGCTCATTTTCTATTTTATTATTTTTTATAATCTGGATATATATCTCTTGGATTATATTTTTATATGGTATTAGACTATGCTGGGCTATAGAAAATAATAAAGAAACAGTTTAAAGCTTCTTTATTATCAATCCTATGTTCAATTAAAATGGCCAAATAGTCTCTAAAACCCTAGTTCCCCACGGTTTATCAGTTGCACGCTGCAAATCGCCTTCTGTACGATATAAAATCTTAGCATCAGATATATGTCTAGATTCTATCTCATTATATTGACTAATATCATATGGCCTAATTACTCCACTAATTTGCATTATCTGTTTTTCATTATTTAGCAATATCTCTTTACTACCTTCTATAAAATAGTTACCATTGCTTAAAACCTTAATAATCCTAGCTGATATTGTAGTAGTAAATGCCTCAACTCTACTAGTTGTCCCGCCACCTGCATAGCTACTTCCACTTCCAGCGCTAAATCCTATACCAGCAATTTTATTTACATCATTTAATGGGCCTTGAAGTGGCGAACCAGCTGGAGTAGTAAATGCTCCACCGTTTAATGATGTTAGGCTATCTTTAGAAGTTGAACGGTCAGCTTGTGAGCTTTGATTTGCATTTTCTTTTATAATTACAGTAACTATATCATTTACATTCATAGCTTTTCTATCTGAAAATAACGGATTATCCCCCTTGCCAAATAAGCTTCCAGGATTACCAGCTCCATTGCCTTGCACTCGACTTGGCAGCTCCTCTACATATGCAGGCGGAGCCATAGAAATATGCGGATCAGCCCCAGTAGTACAACCACTAAATACTACACCAGTTAAGCAAAATAGAATAAAAAAAGAACTTCTTTTCATAAATAACTCTCAATTTTATGATACAATATACTAATAATACCACAAAATGATACCAAATATAGGATAAAACAATGCTAAAAGCTATATATATATTCAAAAACGATTATGAAAATAGCGAATTTAGAGCTAAGCTAAATTCCAAATTTGCCCAAAGTGTTACATTTTTACCCATTAGTTTTGATAATCAAGATAATTTTAGAGTTTTTAACCCTGATGAGGCTATAAATTTATTACAAAATGGAAAAGAAAATGAGCTAATCAAAGCCGTAATGGCTAAATTTGATAGCATAAAAGCTGAGTTTATAATAGTTGTAGGCTCTGGCGATGAACTTCTTGATAGCGTGTTAGCTCGCAATTTAAATGCACCATTTTTACTTAGTAAGCAAAATGCTCATAAAGCAAAACTACTAGGATTTAAATCTATTTGCGATATAGATGAGATTAGCAATCTACAAAGCAACTATATAACTCCTCTTAAATTTGAAACCCTTTTATACCAAAAAGCAGCCCAAAAACCAAAAAGAGTAGTCTTGCCTGAGAGCGATGATGATAGAATTCTTAAAGCCTGTGATATACTACTTAGAAGCAATGCAGTTGGTATTACCTTGCTTGGAGATAAAGGTCAAATCAGCCAAAGAGCCAATGAATTGGGATTAAATTTAGATAAAGCAGATATTATAAATCCAGCTACAAGCGATCTTATAGATGAGTTTGCTACTACTCTTTATGAACTTAGAAAGAGTAAAGGTATGGAGCTAGCTCAAGCAAAAGAGCTAATTAAAGATAGAACATATTTTGGCACAATGCTAGTATATAAAGGCTTAGCTAATGCTATGGTAAGTGGAGCTAGCACAACCACAGCCCAAACTATCCGCCCAGCACTTCAATTTGTCAAGACAAAACCAGGAGTTACTAGCGTTAGCGGCAGCTTTATTATGTGTGCTAATGGTCAAATTCACTTCTATGCAGATTGTGCTATTATGCCAAATCCTACACCAAAAGATCTAGCCGGTGCTGCTATTGCCACTGCTGCTACAGCTCGTGAGTTTGGCTTTGAGCCTAAAGTTGCTATGCTAAGCTACTCTACTGGAGATAGCGGAAGTGGCCCAAGCGTTGATGCTATTATAGAGGCTACTAAAATCTTAAAAGAGTTAGACCCAAGCCTAGATGTAGAAGGGCCAATCCAGTTTGACGCTGCCATAGATCCAGTAGTAGCAGCCAAAAAACTACCAAATTCAAAAGTTGCTGGAAATGCAAATGTATTTATATTTCCAGATCTAAATTGTGGAAATATCTGCTATAAAGCAGTTCAAAGAACAGCAAACGCTCTAGCTATCGGTCCAATATTGCAAGGATTAAATAAGCCAATTAACGATCTAAGTCGTGGTTGTTTAGTTGAAGATATTGTAAATACTGTATT of Campylobacter vicugnae contains these proteins:
- a CDS encoding cation diffusion facilitator family transporter encodes the protein MIKRPQNKYKKIRNNIEQPLMQSQKEQFVLKISLCCAVVLAIFGIAYGIYIGSKAIIFDGLVAFLSIILILLSVITSKFIYKEDDDTFQYGYMRFEPMVNLFKSLILLLLCIYALINGIQGILSGGYEVEFDKAMFYSFFSMLLSIGIWLFTSYKAKILQSPLISVDSLEWLIDSVLYLGGFLAFGAIWLFDKDNQTIWAKYLDPTLLVVLSIFLGIMPLKVFIKNLADLVMVAPKDMDDKIDELLQNISKEYNFSDYDTHVAKSGRFFMIEVNILMGESFKLQSIDELDLIRDKIERGLEIPSYKIWLSVSFTKNPKWL
- a CDS encoding NUDIX domain-containing protein — encoded protein: MDFTISNLRVVPLKESKFVKPFSILYTQDGKDKRWDCVEAHDSVSCLLYHKEFDSFLFVRQFRPSVWYYQDKNQIQAKNGLTYELCAGIMDKGLDAKATIIEEVMEETGYSLNDVERVTSSFTALGFGANCQVLFYAQIDESMKLGLGGGIDDEKIELVFIKRSEILDFIYDESKIKAPNLQFSILWWMINKNPK
- the mgtE gene encoding magnesium transporter produces the protein MPNKNLEEVKEQLQKHIIDESELSPADIASHLKRLKTHDEDEYAKYLEKLDPQTLGEAAMEMPEHMLRDVIENIPNDKIAEAIDELESDDATDLIQTIEEIDEEKAKELFSSLEIDSQKEISKLINYEENEAGAYMQTELFSARLDESLGSAIARFRIMKQEDKIENVFSLFVVDEGGVLKYTIALEDLITYDFNLNLSQIVSQDEEKFKPHFAIDSDDIKIAADMIMDYDLSAIAVTNRAGVLLGRITTDDIHDFLEESATEQIYNLAGVDDEAEEEGLVKTGRARAAWLFVNLITAILGVIVIGFFEKSIESLVALAVLMPIVASMGGNAGNQTLAVTVRRLALGEIELGDFWAVLKKEIIMAVFNSLIFAIFLGILVGIWFDMPMLGVVIGVAMIANIIMAAFLGTFIPLTLKRVGLDPAVGSTVFLTTATDIIGFFVFLGLATWILL
- a CDS encoding peptidoglycan DD-metalloendopeptidase family protein; protein product: MKKFILFILTFMNLYAATTSVEELTWPQGDTFLTFLERHNIPLSIYYNLSGEDKELASELSAGTKFQILRDTNDNISQILIPISNEIQIHVFKDFNDDYSLDFIPIVYENENFILNVEINDSPYREIKRATNDEALANSFNKAFSGSMNFKTLQKGDRLAIVYERKKRLGRYIGEPNIKVAMIETRGKKNYIYKFNDVFYNANGKEVENFLLTRPIPNARISSRFNPKRFHPVLKRYRAHLGTDYAAPRGTKIYAAGDGVVSFVGTKGGYGKTVTIQHSSGYMTLYAHVNGYAKGIKKGKKVKKGQLIAYVGSTGLSTGPHLHFGLYKNGNAINPESIVKITKSELSKSKKIEFNKLKESLNSQIQASFQNHTNKAPLEEIANITEI
- a CDS encoding plasminogen-binding N-terminal domain-containing protein; its protein translation is MRKIILLIFAIYSFSFGAKFDLKPSYNLILSTNQGSATIIDNDSFIVGSSGVVLHKLEDGSKTIIARAVVTSKKDGYANLRFELFDQLKQTALPLPTILPQAGDEVILNFMYNRSLIVVPNKEIYDQVTKAFSNIDFIHPDIIAAYLSYEYKPNPSRSDFRKMCAQNAAGLIFIALDNEAVFADCGSFEVLHKFKTGSVGYYELPFYTRIKNIDTVFWKLDGAKIGNYDKYYKKLLAR
- a CDS encoding FAD-linked oxidase C-terminal domain-containing protein, with the translated sequence MDSKHIKYFENLIGKDNAKFDKAHQIAYCYDATKKRYEPDGVLFPRDENDVSAILKYCNENSIIIVPRGAGSGFTGGALASSGGVVLSFEKHMNKILEIDMQNMVAVVQPGVINMDLQKAALEVGLFYPPDPASENYSSIGGNVSENAGGMRAAKYGITKDYVMALRAVLPNGEIIRAGKRTIKDVAGYNIAGILIASEGSLAVITEITLKLIAKPKFKKTAMGVFPSVNSAMNAVYKTMAAGVTPVAMEFLDSLSIKAVEQKFNKGLPTDAGAILISDVDGPNLDVIDGDLAIIKDCFMQNGAIDFKVAKDEQESADIWFARRNCSQAITMYGSLKLNEDITVPRSKLPELLDKIAQISAKYDVVTPCFGHTGDGNVHTNVMVDKSDPKAVERGHEAITEIFKATVELGGTLSGEHGIGISKAPFMHLAFSDGEMELFRSIKKAFDPNNILNPFKMGL
- a CDS encoding YhjD/YihY/BrkB family envelope integrity protein, which codes for MQEAKKIAKIIIKELRDKQIFHFAASLSFHTLLSIIPIIFVSLSIFTTMPNFADYYAKIKEFIYSNLLPSQNITQYLDQFLSNSSSLGVMGVVAIFFTSLLFFNEYDYVISKISNLPQKGFWQSLSNYWTLTTLMPLGLGLSFWLSSFIQSILKSSEFTSSINFLAIFPHIIIWAIFAITYLISINKKLSFKSIAVGSFISSLAWSLSKWGFIQYSFYNKTYASIYGSFSILLFFIIWIYISWIIFLYGIRLCWAIENNKETV
- the flgH gene encoding flagellar basal body L-ring protein FlgH, translated to MKRSSFFILFCLTGVVFSGCTTGADPHISMAPPAYVEELPSRVQGNGAGNPGSLFGKGDNPLFSDRKAMNVNDIVTVIIKENANQSSQADRSTSKDSLTSLNGGAFTTPAGSPLQGPLNDVNKIAGIGFSAGSGSSYAGGGTTSRVEAFTTTISARIIKVLSNGNYFIEGSKEILLNNEKQIMQISGVIRPYDISQYNEIESRHISDAKILYRTEGDLQRATDKPWGTRVLETIWPF
- the pta gene encoding phosphate acetyltransferase — its product is MLKAIYIFKNDYENSEFRAKLNSKFAQSVTFLPISFDNQDNFRVFNPDEAINLLQNGKENELIKAVMAKFDSIKAEFIIVVGSGDELLDSVLARNLNAPFLLSKQNAHKAKLLGFKSICDIDEISNLQSNYITPLKFETLLYQKAAQKPKRVVLPESDDDRILKACDILLRSNAVGITLLGDKGQISQRANELGLNLDKADIINPATSDLIDEFATTLYELRKSKGMELAQAKELIKDRTYFGTMLVYKGLANAMVSGASTTTAQTIRPALQFVKTKPGVTSVSGSFIMCANGQIHFYADCAIMPNPTPKDLAGAAIATAATAREFGFEPKVAMLSYSTGDSGSGPSVDAIIEATKILKELDPSLDVEGPIQFDAAIDPVVAAKKLPNSKVAGNANVFIFPDLNCGNICYKAVQRTANALAIGPILQGLNKPINDLSRGCLVEDIVNTVLISAIQGE